In the Gossypium arboreum isolate Shixiya-1 chromosome 10, ASM2569848v2, whole genome shotgun sequence genome, one interval contains:
- the LOC108489678 gene encoding dihydroxy-acid dehydratase, chloroplastic-like isoform X1, which translates to MQATILTLRATVIPTNKPLTPPPNRRRCLFITAQSQAAVTPDPPSPPTVKLNKYSSRVTEPKSQGGSQAMLYGVGLSEDDMSKPQVGISSVWYEGNPCNMHLLKLSDEVKRGVEDAGMVGFRFNTVGVSDAISMGTRGMSFSLQSRDLIADSIETVMGAQWYDGNISIPGCDKNMPGTLIAMGRLNRPSLMVYGGTIKPGHFQGNTYDIISAFQCYGEYVSGSISDEQRMNVVRNSCPGAGACGGMYTANTMASAIEAMGMSLPYSSSIPAEDPLKLDECRLAGKYLLELLKMDLKPRDIITRKSLHNAMVIVMALGGSTNAVLHLIAIARSVGLELTLDDFQKVSDEVPFLADLKPSGKYVMEDVHKIGGTPAVIRYLLEFGYLDGDCMTVTGRTLAENAKSYPCLPEGQDILKPVSNPIKKTGHIQILRGNLAPEGSVAKITGKEGLYFSGPALVFEGEEAMLAAISENPMSFKGKVVVIRGEGPKGGPGMPEMLTPTSAIMGAGLGKDVALLTDGRFSGGSHGFVVGHVCPEAQEGGPIGLIQNGDVISIDVQKRTINVQLMDDELNERRKTWTPPPYKANRGTLHKYIKNVQSASMGCVTDE; encoded by the exons ATGCAAGCCACTATTCTAACCTTACGCGCCACTGTAATCCCCACGAATAAACCACTCACCCCTCCTCCAAACCGCCGCCGATGTCTTTTCATAACGGCACAATCCCAAGCAGCCGTAACACCCGACCCTCCCTCTCCACCCACAGTAAAACTCAACAAATATAGCTCAAGAGTAACGGAACCGAAGTCACAAGGCGGGTCCCAGGCGATGCTATACGGGGTAGGATTATCAGAAGACGACATGTCGAAACCCCAAGTGGGAATTTCGTCGGTGTGGTACGAGGGGAACCCGTGCAACATGCATTTGTTGAAGCTGTCGGACGAGGTGAAACGGGGTGTTGAGGACGCTGGGATGGTTGGGTTTAGATTCAATACGGTCGGAGTAAGCGATGCGATTTCGATGGGGACGAGGGGAATGAGCTTCAGTTTGCAGTCAAGGGATTTGATTGCTGATAGTATTGAAACGGTTATGGGTGCTCAGTGGTATGATGGCAATATCTCTATTCCCGGTTGTGATAAAAAT ATGCCAGGTACACTTATTGCAATGGGGAGGCTCAATCGGCCAAGTCTTATGGTTTATGGTGGAACTATCAAG CCTGGTCATTTTCAAGGCAATACATATGATATAATATCTGCCTTCCAG TGTTATGGAGAGTATGTTAGTGGATCAATAAGTGACGAGCAGAGAATGAATGTTGTCCGTAACTCATGCCCTGGAGCTGGGGCCTGTGGGGGAATGTATACTGCAAATACAATGGCTTCAGCAATTGAAGCTATGGGAATGTCTCTTCCTTACAG CTCTTCAATACCTGCTGAAGACCCATTGAAATTGGATGAATGTCGTTTGGCTGGAAAGTATTTGCTTGAATTGTTGAAAATGGATTTAAAACCCCGAGACATTATCACCCGCAAATCTTTACATAATGCAATGGTTATTGTCATGGCCCTAGGTGGGTCAACCAATGCCGTATTGCATTTAATTGCTATAGCTAG GTCTGTTGGTCTTGAATTGACTCTTGATGATTTTCAGAAGGTTAGTGATGAAGTTCCATTTCTGGCTGATCTGAAGCCCAGCGGGAAATATGTCATGGAAGATGTGCATAAG ATTGGAGGAACACCTGCTGTTATTCGTTATCTTTTGGAGTTTGGGTATCTAGATGGGGATTGCATGACTG TGACTGGGAGGACATTGGCAGAAAACGCAAAAAGTTATCCTTGTTTACCCGAGGGGCAG GATATCCTAAAACCGGTGTCAAATCCTATCAAGAAAACGGGGCACATCCAAATATTAAGAGGGAATCTTGCACCAGAGGGTTCTGTAGCAAAAATTACAGGAAAAGAAGGACTATATTTCTCTG GTCCTGCACTTGTCTTTGAAGGAGAGGAAGCTATGCTAGCAGCTATCTCAGAGAATCCTATGAGTTTTAAG GGAAAAGTAGTAGTCATTAGAGGGGAGGGACCCAAGGGGGGCCCAGGCATGCCTGAAATGTTGACACCAACTAGTGCAATAATGGGAGCAGGTCTCGGAAAG GATGTTGCATTGCTCACTGATGGTAGATTTTCCGGAGGTTCACATGGATTCGTTGTAGGCCATGTTTGCCCTGAAGCACAG GAGGGTGGCCCCATTGGTCTAATCCAGAATGGGGACGTCATCAGCATTGATGTTCAGAAGAGGACCATTAATGTTCAGCTGATGGATGATGAACTAAATGAGCGAAGAAAGACATGGACTCCACCTCCTTACAAGGCTAACAGAGGAACTTTGCATAAG tACATCAAGAATGTGCAATCGGCTTCCATGGGATGTGTTACAGACGAATAA
- the LOC108489678 gene encoding dihydroxy-acid dehydratase, chloroplastic-like isoform X2, which yields MQATILTLRATVIPTNKPLTPPPNRRRCLFITAQSQAAVTPDPPSPPTVKLNKYSSRVTEPKSQGGSQAMLYGVGLSEDDMSKPQVGISSVWYEGNPCNMHLLKLSDEVKRGVEDAGMVGFRFNTVGVSDAISMGTRGMSFSLQSRDLIADSIETVMGAQWYDGNISIPGCDKNMPGTLIAMGRLNRPSLMVYGGTIKPGHFQGNTYDIISAFQCYGEYVSGSISDEQRMNVVRNSCPGAGACGGMYTANTMASAIEAMGMSLPYRSVGLELTLDDFQKVSDEVPFLADLKPSGKYVMEDVHKIGGTPAVIRYLLEFGYLDGDCMTVTGRTLAENAKSYPCLPEGQDILKPVSNPIKKTGHIQILRGNLAPEGSVAKITGKEGLYFSGPALVFEGEEAMLAAISENPMSFKGKVVVIRGEGPKGGPGMPEMLTPTSAIMGAGLGKDVALLTDGRFSGGSHGFVVGHVCPEAQEGGPIGLIQNGDVISIDVQKRTINVQLMDDELNERRKTWTPPPYKANRGTLHKYIKNVQSASMGCVTDE from the exons ATGCAAGCCACTATTCTAACCTTACGCGCCACTGTAATCCCCACGAATAAACCACTCACCCCTCCTCCAAACCGCCGCCGATGTCTTTTCATAACGGCACAATCCCAAGCAGCCGTAACACCCGACCCTCCCTCTCCACCCACAGTAAAACTCAACAAATATAGCTCAAGAGTAACGGAACCGAAGTCACAAGGCGGGTCCCAGGCGATGCTATACGGGGTAGGATTATCAGAAGACGACATGTCGAAACCCCAAGTGGGAATTTCGTCGGTGTGGTACGAGGGGAACCCGTGCAACATGCATTTGTTGAAGCTGTCGGACGAGGTGAAACGGGGTGTTGAGGACGCTGGGATGGTTGGGTTTAGATTCAATACGGTCGGAGTAAGCGATGCGATTTCGATGGGGACGAGGGGAATGAGCTTCAGTTTGCAGTCAAGGGATTTGATTGCTGATAGTATTGAAACGGTTATGGGTGCTCAGTGGTATGATGGCAATATCTCTATTCCCGGTTGTGATAAAAAT ATGCCAGGTACACTTATTGCAATGGGGAGGCTCAATCGGCCAAGTCTTATGGTTTATGGTGGAACTATCAAG CCTGGTCATTTTCAAGGCAATACATATGATATAATATCTGCCTTCCAG TGTTATGGAGAGTATGTTAGTGGATCAATAAGTGACGAGCAGAGAATGAATGTTGTCCGTAACTCATGCCCTGGAGCTGGGGCCTGTGGGGGAATGTATACTGCAAATACAATGGCTTCAGCAATTGAAGCTATGGGAATGTCTCTTCCTTACAG GTCTGTTGGTCTTGAATTGACTCTTGATGATTTTCAGAAGGTTAGTGATGAAGTTCCATTTCTGGCTGATCTGAAGCCCAGCGGGAAATATGTCATGGAAGATGTGCATAAG ATTGGAGGAACACCTGCTGTTATTCGTTATCTTTTGGAGTTTGGGTATCTAGATGGGGATTGCATGACTG TGACTGGGAGGACATTGGCAGAAAACGCAAAAAGTTATCCTTGTTTACCCGAGGGGCAG GATATCCTAAAACCGGTGTCAAATCCTATCAAGAAAACGGGGCACATCCAAATATTAAGAGGGAATCTTGCACCAGAGGGTTCTGTAGCAAAAATTACAGGAAAAGAAGGACTATATTTCTCTG GTCCTGCACTTGTCTTTGAAGGAGAGGAAGCTATGCTAGCAGCTATCTCAGAGAATCCTATGAGTTTTAAG GGAAAAGTAGTAGTCATTAGAGGGGAGGGACCCAAGGGGGGCCCAGGCATGCCTGAAATGTTGACACCAACTAGTGCAATAATGGGAGCAGGTCTCGGAAAG GATGTTGCATTGCTCACTGATGGTAGATTTTCCGGAGGTTCACATGGATTCGTTGTAGGCCATGTTTGCCCTGAAGCACAG GAGGGTGGCCCCATTGGTCTAATCCAGAATGGGGACGTCATCAGCATTGATGTTCAGAAGAGGACCATTAATGTTCAGCTGATGGATGATGAACTAAATGAGCGAAGAAAGACATGGACTCCACCTCCTTACAAGGCTAACAGAGGAACTTTGCATAAG tACATCAAGAATGTGCAATCGGCTTCCATGGGATGTGTTACAGACGAATAA